Proteins co-encoded in one Vigna radiata var. radiata cultivar VC1973A unplaced genomic scaffold, Vradiata_ver6 scaffold_134, whole genome shotgun sequence genomic window:
- the LOC106753576 gene encoding probable disease resistance protein At4g27220 has product MHNKKQAKKPSEIVDKWLEDAINDVHNVNQLLEEAKTHKYCCFGHCPNWIGRYHVGKKLANKTMDLEKFIKEGRKYVPFDRIATLSSNTLDMLSEKCMTFESRQSASEQLLDALKNNDVSKIGLYGMGGYGKTTLAMEVRKIVEAEHLFEKVLFVPVSSTVEVRRIQEKIASSLQFEFPETEEMQRAQRLCSRLIEEKNIFIILDDVWEKLDFGRIGIPSSDHHKGCKILITSRSEEVCILMDCQRKIYLPILTDEEAWTLFQNKALITEATFDTLKDMGRLISNECKGLSVAISAVACSLKGKAETEWRVALNKLRHSKPMNIQRGFINPYKCLQLSYDNLDTKEAKSLFLLFNKIEIGLGAVGEAHSYDEARSEVIAAKIKLIRCCLLLDADDEYVKMHDVVRDVAHIIAQNENKIIKCEEEKDVIVEQNSVRYLWCVKFPNDLDCSNLEFLCLRTEMKEFDGIFERMGMLKVLSLVNYGDEKTPLSTSSFKTLTNLRDLLISGCELSDFSFLSGMKNLQSLSLDNCLLPSFPEIQIGVAITLKLLELNECAIKARNFEVMKRIPHLEELYIIEWYASEDNIEFFKTFSVPETLQRYGIVLGSRNFYHYNDRDIYIDGRTLLLNHFDISNEVIKGLAKKAKNLFVANIQGGATNIIPDIFQIEGGDLNELKKLEIHDCEELECLIDTSSRSSEVVTLFSKLHTLIIENMKSLKAIWNCFIPANGPFEKLEKLDISDCPRLTSLFIYVVARNLVKLKILKISGCNELKHILADDEKTEKGHDEFSSGHPVQIFQNLQEVEVYSCPELKHIFSAKIVGGLGQLQVLKIERCEMLNQIIGDRKEVDEIVEEGTLSSLASLEIKRCGKLGSIFTASIAKTLTSLEELFIEDCKSLKDIVTHESIVEDEHDSQSDISIFQSLKKLHISECDLLEDVDFKDFSSRNNTQIELPALQVLELYRIRNRTIVDSYDVICPSLRKLSLDIGRYVGFFNINCSTDASEATKRDSISIKISNSDFVPPTERL; this is encoded by the exons ATGCATAACAAGAAACAAGCCAAAAAGCCGAGTGAAATTGTGGACAAGTGGTTGGAAGATGCTATCAATGACGTACACAATGTGAATCAGTTGCTGGAAGAGGCTAAAACACACAAATATTGTTGCTTTGGGCACTGCCCAAATTGGATTGGGCGATACCATGTTGGAAAAAAGTTAGCAAATAAAACTATGGACCTCGAAAAGTTCATTAAAGAGGGTAGAAAATATGTGCCATTTGACCGCATCGCTACGCTTTCTTCAAACACTCTTGATATGCTTTCAGAAAAATGCATGACTTTTGAGAGTAGACAATCTGCTTCCGAGCAACTACTGGATGCATTGAAAAATAATGATGTTTCCAAGATTGGGTTGTATGGGATGGGAGGTTATGGTAAAACCACATTAGCAATGGAGGTTAGGAAAATAGTAGAAGCAGAGcatctttttgaaaaagttctttttgtaCCTGTTTCTAGTACGGTGGAAGTTCGGAGGATTCAAGAAAAGATAGCAAGTTCACTGCAATTTGAATTTCCAGAAACCGAAGAAATGCAGAGAGCCCAAAGATTGTGCTCAAGAttaattgaagagaaaaatatttttataattctagaTGATGTGTGGGAAAAGCTTGACTTTGGTCGTATTGGGATTCCTTCTTCTGACCACCATAAAGGCTGCAAGATTCTCATTACAAGTAGATCAGAAGAAGTTTGTATCTTAATGGATTGTCAAAGAAAGATTTACTTGCCAATTTTAACGGATGAAGAAGCATGGactcttttccaaaataaagcaCTTATAACAGAAGCCACCTTTGATACCTTAAAGGATATGGGAAGATTAATTTCCAATGAATGTAAAGGATTGTCGGTTGCCATTTCAGCTGTTGCTTGTAGTTTGAAGGGAAAAGCTGAGACGGAATGGAGGGTTGCATTGAATAAATTGAGACATTCTAAGCCAATGAATATTCAAAGAGGTTTTATTAATCCCTACAAGTGTCTACAACTGAGCTATGACAATTTGGATACTAAAGAAGCTAAATCACTTTTCCTGTT ATTTAACAAGATTGAAATAGGATTAGGTGCAGTTGGAGAAGCTCACTCATATGATGAGGCAAGGAGTGAAGTGATTGCAGCTAAAATTAAGCTTATTagatgttgtttgttgttggatGCAGATGATGAATATGTCAAAATGCATGACGTAGTTCGTGATGTGGCCCACATAATAGCACAAAATGAGAATAAGATAATCAAGTGTGAAGAGGAAAAAGATGTTATAGTGGAACAAAATTCAGTAAGATACCTATGGTGTGTGAAATTTCCAAATGATTTGGATTGCTCCAATCTTGAGTTTTTATGCTTACGGACAGAGATGAAAGAATTTGATGGAATTTTTGAGAGAATGGGAATGCTCAAAGTTTTGAGTCTAGTCAACTATGGGGATGAAAAAACTCCATTGTCAACATCATCtttcaaaacattaacaaaTCTTCGAGATCTATTAATTTCTGGTTGTGAATTGAGCGACTTCTCATTTTTAAGCGGTATGAAGAATCTTCAAAGTCTCTCGTTAGATAATTGTTTACTGCCTTCATTTCCTGAAATACAAATCGGTGTTGCAATTACACTAAAATTGTTAGAGTTGAATGAATGTGCCATTAAAGCGAGGAATTTTGAAGTGATGAAGAGAATCCCGCATTTGGAAGAGTTGTACATTATTGAATGGTATGCCAGTGAAGACAATATTGAATTCTTTAAGACGTTTAGCGTTCCGGAAACACTACAAAGGTATGGAATTGTATTAGGGTCTCGTAACTTTTATCATTATAATGATAGAGATATTTACATTGATGGCAGAACTTTATTACTTAACCATTTTGACATATCAAATGAGGTAATAAAGGGTTTGGCAAAAAAAGCAAAGAATCTATTTGTGGCAAATATTCAGGGAGGTGCAACAAATATCATCCctgatatatttcaaattgaaggAGGAGATTTGAATGAGTTGAAGAAGTTGGAGATACATGATTGTGAAGAGTTAGAATGTTTGATTGACACTAGTAGTCGTTCGAGTGAGGTGGTAACTCTCTTCTCCAAGTTGCATACGTTGATAATCGAAAACATGAAAAGTCTAAAAGCTATATGGAATTGTTTTATTCCTGCCAATGGACCTTTTGAGAAGTTAGAGAAGTTGGATATAAGTGATTGTCCACGGTTGACATCTCTCTTCATATATGTGGTTGCTCGAAAtttggtaaaattgaaaatattaaaaatatcaggATGTAATGAACTGAAGCATATATTAGCAGATGATGAAAAAACGGAGAAAGGTCATGATGAATTCAGCAGTGGGCATCCTGTACAAATCTTCCAAAATCTTCAGGAAGTAGAGGTATATAGCTGTCCagaattaaaacatatattctcGGCCAAAATTGTTGGAGGGTTAGGTCAATTGCAAGTGCTCAAGATAGAAAGATGTGAGATGTTAAATCAAATAATTGGGGATAGAAAAGAAGTTGATGAAATCGTTGAGGAAG GAACTCTATCCAGTCTTGCAAGCCTTGAGATAAAACGTTGTGGAAAGTTAGGCTCAATTTTTACAGCATCTATAGCTAAGACCTTGACTTCTTTGGAAGAACTGTTCATAGAAGACTGCAAAAGTTTGAAGGATATAGTAACTCACGAAAGCATTGTTGAGGATGAGCATGACAGTCAGAGTGATATTTCAATCTTCCAAAGTTTGAAAAAGCTACATATCAGTGAATGTGACTTATTGGAGGATGTTGATTTCAAAGACTTCTCTAGTCGAAATAATACTCAAATTGAGCTTCCTGCTTTACAAGTACTTGAACTTTATCGTATTCGGAACAGAACCATTGTTGATAGTTATGATGTGATATGTCCATCTTTAAGAAAACTATCATTGGATATTGGGAGATATGTTGGGTTTTTCAACATAAATTGTTCAACAGATGCTTCAGAAGCTACAAAAAGGGATTCTATTTCAATCAAG